One region of Hymenobacter sediminicola genomic DNA includes:
- a CDS encoding DUF72 domain-containing protein, translating into MDFGRLSDLRYVDFRLPPDHPDTAALLARTAAPELPHVFVGCPIWTNKAWLGSYFPAGIRDAEYLHHYARQFNSLELNTTHYRIPDAPTVRKWRDAVPPGFQFCPKLPQVISHDRALYNADDLTTTFCRSIRELDDRLGWCFLQLPPTFGTENLSRLERYLLDFPADVPLAVELRHPGWYSDKVAFAAVAAMLEALGKTLVLSDVAGRRDVLHMRLTTPSAFIRFNGHGLVNSDYQRADLWAERIANWLQQGLQSVYFFVHQKDIMHTPVWTQHFLARLNSLTGLEVPVPRIIPQPVQGSLF; encoded by the coding sequence ATGGATTTTGGCCGCCTTTCTGACCTGCGCTACGTTGATTTCCGGCTCCCGCCGGACCACCCTGATACGGCTGCGCTGCTGGCCCGTACTGCAGCGCCGGAGCTACCACACGTATTTGTAGGGTGCCCGATCTGGACGAATAAAGCGTGGCTGGGTTCGTACTTCCCGGCGGGCATCCGCGACGCGGAGTACCTGCACCACTATGCTCGGCAGTTCAACAGCTTGGAGCTCAATACCACTCATTACCGCATTCCGGATGCACCTACTGTCCGGAAGTGGCGCGATGCGGTGCCGCCAGGCTTTCAGTTCTGCCCCAAGCTGCCTCAGGTTATCAGCCACGACCGGGCGCTTTACAATGCCGATGACCTAACCACCACCTTTTGCCGCTCCATTCGGGAACTGGACGACCGGCTGGGGTGGTGCTTTCTGCAGCTGCCGCCCACCTTCGGGACTGAGAATCTGAGCCGTCTGGAGCGTTACCTGCTCGATTTTCCGGCGGACGTACCGCTGGCTGTCGAACTTCGGCACCCAGGCTGGTATTCTGATAAAGTGGCGTTTGCTGCTGTGGCTGCTATGCTGGAGGCTCTTGGCAAAACACTGGTGCTGAGTGATGTGGCCGGCCGCCGCGACGTGTTGCACATGCGCCTGACCACGCCCTCGGCCTTTATTCGGTTCAATGGGCACGGTCTGGTGAACTCCGACTATCAGCGCGCCGACCTGTGGGCCGAGCGGATTGCGAACTGGCTGCAGCAGGGTCTGCAGAGCGTCTATTTCTTTGTGCACCAGAAGGACATTATGCATACGCCGGTCTGGACACAGCATTTTCTGGCCCGGCTCAATTCTCTAACTGGCTTGGAGGTGCCGGTACCGCGCATCATTCCGCAACCGGTGCAAGGAAGCCTGTTTTAG
- a CDS encoding septal ring lytic transglycosylase RlpA family protein: MKLLLRLNVSGLMTAVLITLLSTLFSEARAMRSSDDEKTPTAATRRSAVLRGRASWYGREHQGHRTSNGERFDRNKYTCAHKTLPFGTRLRVTNPETQKSVVVRVSDRGPFRHQRILDLSEIAARPLGIVQRGAVSVVAEVVPSDTPLGPADAPEDLASLTTDSLNTLTAITSILPGSAEATDVVVVPEPQPTFVVQAGTFGDARNAQAVQDKIKSLDSSLTVTVATGSKEGKPLNRVLVGSFQNKAEADKVRLQLQKWGIASLVRQGENM; encoded by the coding sequence ATGAAGTTGCTTCTACGACTGAATGTCTCGGGCTTGATGACGGCCGTTTTGATTACGCTGTTGTCGACCCTCTTTTCTGAGGCCCGCGCCATGCGTTCCAGCGACGACGAAAAAACACCTACAGCGGCTACCCGCCGTTCGGCCGTACTGCGCGGCCGCGCCTCCTGGTACGGCCGGGAGCACCAAGGGCACCGCACCAGCAACGGTGAGCGGTTCGACCGTAACAAGTATACCTGCGCCCACAAAACGCTGCCCTTCGGCACCAGACTGCGCGTTACAAATCCCGAAACGCAAAAATCGGTAGTGGTGCGGGTATCAGACCGGGGCCCCTTCCGGCACCAGCGCATCCTCGACTTATCTGAAATTGCGGCCCGGCCACTAGGCATTGTGCAGCGCGGCGCCGTCTCGGTAGTAGCAGAAGTAGTTCCTTCCGACACGCCCCTCGGCCCAGCTGATGCGCCCGAGGACCTTGCTTCGCTCACAACTGATTCGCTCAATACTCTCACGGCCATCACCTCTATCCTACCCGGTTCTGCCGAAGCCACCGATGTGGTAGTGGTGCCAGAGCCGCAGCCCACCTTCGTGGTGCAGGCCGGCACGTTCGGTGATGCGCGCAATGCACAGGCTGTGCAGGATAAAATCAAGTCGCTCGATAGCAGCCTGACCGTGACGGTAGCCACTGGCTCCAAGGAAGGCAAACCCCTGAACCGCGTACTGGTTGGCAGCTTCCAGAATAAGGCCGAAGCGGATAAGGTTCGTCTTCAACTCCAGAAGTGGGGCATTGCCAGCTTGGTCCGGCAGGGCGAAAATATGTAG
- a CDS encoding outer membrane beta-barrel protein has protein sequence MKKILLVGLGCTLATAAMAQTEKGARFIGANVGDLSYSRGKQNFGNSRFSVSLYPSVGVFVANNFLLGANLELGYSSVKSGNLSGDYSTRVLQYGVSPFARYYLPGASAHRFFGQVSAGVLGQTAWYPNYYDGARQSSTNFAGRFGVAVGYNYFLTPGAALEVVAGYGHNSSRNAFSSGALDVRAGFSIFLPSKSTAAAPTE, from the coding sequence ATGAAAAAAATTCTTCTCGTAGGCTTGGGCTGCACTCTGGCTACTGCCGCTATGGCTCAGACAGAAAAAGGAGCCCGGTTTATTGGCGCTAATGTTGGTGACCTGAGCTACAGCCGAGGCAAGCAGAACTTTGGCAACAGCCGATTCTCTGTTTCGCTCTATCCATCGGTAGGCGTATTTGTAGCCAACAATTTTCTGCTGGGGGCCAATCTGGAGTTGGGCTATAGCAGCGTAAAGTCGGGGAACCTTTCCGGCGACTATTCCACCCGCGTGCTGCAATATGGAGTTTCGCCTTTTGCGCGGTACTATTTACCTGGCGCCAGTGCGCACCGTTTTTTCGGACAGGTCAGCGCCGGCGTTTTGGGCCAGACGGCCTGGTACCCGAACTACTATGATGGTGCGCGGCAGAGCTCTACTAATTTTGCGGGCCGCTTCGGGGTGGCAGTAGGCTACAACTACTTCCTGACGCCTGGTGCGGCATTGGAAGTAGTAGCGGGCTACGGCCATAACAGCAGCCGCAACGCCTTCAGCTCGGGTGCCCTGGACGTACGGGCAGGCTTTTCCATCTTCCTGCCTTCAAAAAGTACGGCCGCTGCTCCAACCGAATAA
- a CDS encoding penicillin acylase family protein, with protein sequence MLRYVRAVLALITALSLTWVLNTKQGEVPPFGKFLSPFRGFWRNAEAADALPTQQTLRLPGLQQPVQVRFDDKRVPHIFAQNDHDLYYTQGYLTAQDRLWQMDFVTHVAGGRLSEIVGPARLETDRFFRRMGLPFGARKSLEVMMADPTTRTVLTSYSAGVNAYIQSLTPASLPFEYKLLDYKPEPWAPLKCALLLKYMAFDLSGRSDDLRLSNALRKYGPAVVKDLFPGYPTREDPIVPVGTPLDFTPEQVPPTPASFEAAMSNSTPQREPDPELGSNNFAVSGSKSASGFPLLANDPHLQLNLPSIWYQVQLSAPGVNVYGVTIPGAPTVIIGFNQEVAWGVTNVGADVLDWYQLKFKDDTRRAYWHDGRWKPVRRVVEHIKVRGQPDRLDTVLYTHHGPVVYDKQEKPFLPQTPIRHAMRWTAHEGANEVLAFYRLNRARTYDDYTTALTTYGSPAQNFIFASQQNDIAIWPNGRLPLKWPNQGKFVLDGTDPAYDWQGWIPQAQNPHVKNPARGFVSSANQFSAGPDYPYYLGWDFASWERGHRINQRLARMTRVTPDSLRRLQNDNLGLNAQLMLPRLLALVPTAQLTPAEQQLHKQMRRWNYSYDAAAIAPGVFELWYTNLVKRLWADDFGLAATGLEMRNPPRDRTNNLILREPNSPWIDDRHTPERETLPQLALASFRFAADSLTRKFGPLSEKWAWKNQKSTDILHLAQLPGFGHMDLDCGGGAGIVNATSERNGPSWRMVVALGPRVRAYGVFPGGQSGNPGSPAYDDLLETWRIGQLNELLFLRSADEPTSRVRAAWTLER encoded by the coding sequence ATGCTGCGTTATGTTCGGGCTGTACTGGCTTTGATTACGGCTTTGTCTCTCACCTGGGTGCTCAACACCAAGCAAGGTGAAGTACCGCCGTTCGGTAAGTTTCTGAGTCCATTTCGGGGCTTCTGGCGCAACGCCGAAGCGGCCGATGCGCTGCCCACGCAGCAAACGCTCCGCCTGCCGGGCCTGCAGCAGCCCGTGCAGGTACGCTTCGACGACAAGCGCGTGCCCCACATCTTCGCGCAGAACGACCACGACCTGTATTACACGCAGGGCTACCTCACGGCGCAGGACCGGCTCTGGCAGATGGATTTTGTGACGCATGTGGCAGGCGGCCGCCTCTCGGAAATTGTAGGGCCAGCGCGGCTGGAAACCGACCGGTTTTTCCGGCGGATGGGCTTGCCGTTTGGGGCCCGAAAGTCGTTGGAGGTGATGATGGCCGACCCGACCACACGCACCGTGCTGACGTCCTACTCAGCTGGCGTGAATGCCTACATTCAGAGCCTGACGCCGGCCTCGCTGCCGTTTGAATACAAGCTGCTTGATTACAAGCCCGAACCCTGGGCGCCGCTGAAATGTGCGCTGTTGCTCAAGTACATGGCGTTTGATTTGAGCGGCCGCTCCGACGACCTACGCCTGAGCAACGCGCTGCGCAAATACGGGCCGGCCGTGGTGAAAGACCTGTTTCCGGGCTACCCGACCCGCGAAGACCCGATTGTGCCCGTCGGGACACCGCTGGATTTCACGCCGGAACAGGTGCCGCCCACGCCGGCCTCTTTTGAAGCGGCCATGTCCAATAGCACACCGCAACGGGAGCCCGACCCGGAACTTGGCTCCAACAACTTCGCGGTGAGTGGCTCCAAATCAGCTTCGGGATTTCCGCTGCTCGCCAACGACCCGCACCTGCAACTCAACCTGCCTAGTATCTGGTACCAAGTGCAACTAAGCGCGCCCGGCGTGAACGTGTACGGCGTTACCATTCCGGGGGCTCCAACGGTTATCATCGGTTTCAACCAGGAAGTGGCCTGGGGCGTGACCAACGTGGGAGCCGACGTGCTGGACTGGTACCAGTTGAAATTCAAGGACGATACTCGCCGCGCATACTGGCACGATGGCCGCTGGAAGCCCGTGCGCCGCGTGGTGGAGCACATCAAAGTGCGCGGCCAGCCCGACCGGCTCGATACGGTGCTCTACACGCACCACGGCCCTGTAGTGTACGACAAGCAGGAGAAGCCCTTCCTGCCCCAGACGCCCATTCGGCACGCCATGCGCTGGACTGCTCATGAAGGCGCCAACGAAGTGCTGGCTTTCTACCGCCTCAACCGCGCCCGCACCTACGACGACTACACCACCGCCCTAACCACGTACGGCTCACCGGCCCAGAACTTCATCTTCGCCAGCCAGCAAAACGACATTGCCATCTGGCCCAATGGCCGCCTGCCGCTGAAATGGCCGAACCAGGGCAAGTTTGTGCTCGATGGTACCGACCCGGCCTACGACTGGCAGGGCTGGATTCCGCAGGCCCAGAACCCGCACGTAAAGAACCCGGCGCGGGGCTTTGTGTCGTCGGCCAACCAATTTTCGGCAGGCCCGGACTATCCGTACTATCTGGGCTGGGATTTTGCTTCCTGGGAGCGGGGGCACCGCATCAACCAGCGGCTGGCCCGCATGACCCGCGTGACGCCGGACAGCCTGCGCCGCCTCCAAAACGACAATCTGGGGCTGAATGCCCAGCTGATGCTGCCGCGCCTGCTGGCCTTGGTGCCTACCGCCCAGCTTACGCCGGCTGAGCAGCAGCTACATAAGCAGATGCGCCGCTGGAATTACTCGTATGATGCCGCGGCCATTGCGCCCGGTGTGTTTGAGCTATGGTATACCAACCTCGTGAAACGCCTGTGGGCTGATGATTTTGGGTTGGCCGCCACCGGCTTGGAGATGCGCAACCCACCCCGCGACCGAACCAACAACCTGATTCTGCGCGAGCCCAACAGCCCCTGGATAGATGACCGCCACACGCCAGAACGCGAAACCCTGCCGCAGTTGGCACTGGCTTCCTTCCGCTTCGCCGCCGATTCACTCACCCGCAAATTTGGGCCGCTGAGCGAAAAATGGGCTTGGAAAAACCAGAAAAGCACCGACATTCTGCATCTGGCGCAGCTGCCCGGCTTCGGCCATATGGACCTGGACTGTGGCGGCGGCGCGGGCATCGTGAATGCCACGTCGGAGCGGAACGGGCCTTCTTGGCGGATGGTGGTAGCCTTGGGGCCGCGGGTGCGGGCTTACGGCGTGTTTCCGGGTGGGCAAAGCGGCAACCCCGGCTCCCCGGCCTACGACGACCTGCTGGAAACCTGGCGCATAGGTCAGCTTAATGAGCTGCTCTTTCTGCGCTCAGCTGACGAGCCCACCTCCCGCGTACGCGCCGCCTGGACGCTGGAGCGCTGA
- a CDS encoding TonB family protein yields the protein MLLSSVTSVRHVLLTGLLATLPLLPVSAQKRPATKAPTKTAIKPVATPETVYELYQVQIKPEYAEGQYAFQQYLKSARLPTDVQDGRIQGVVLVGFVVRPDGRLTDTYVARGLSAATNAEALRLVQAMSRWRPGRREDKPVATRYSLSVVFQKPVSETAPDLSGLSSNDRVVEEVGEPKIYTYVEQMPQYPGGMEAMQKYLRENLRYPTQARTDQVEGKVFVSFVIPADGKPTNTKILKGIGAGCDEEALRLIKNMPAWAPGKQNGRVVMVSYTVPITFRLTTSSDLMPLPGATDAPTPPAVEDKIYTYVEQMPTLGGSVSGVSQALQAALQLPAEVREGRTEGQVYVNFVVRPDGRVSDEKVVRGLSDACNAAALAAVRALPRFEPGKQNGRVVSVQLTVPVLLYGPNHVFEGGQVATQASFPGGGTALREYLTDKLKEPKVLKQENLRGAVEVRFVVQADGRIGATEIVRPLCRSCDEEALRLVRDMPRWTPARNAAGQPVSVRQQVIIPMPAVPVAPRGSTGSIRWGSSIGHTAFILVPAATSALPASL from the coding sequence ATGCTGTTATCCTCCGTGACATCTGTGCGCCATGTGCTCCTGACCGGCCTACTTGCGACGCTTCCGCTACTCCCGGTTTCGGCTCAGAAGCGGCCGGCCACTAAAGCGCCGACAAAAACTGCAATCAAGCCAGTGGCTACCCCTGAAACAGTCTATGAGTTGTATCAGGTGCAGATTAAGCCCGAATATGCAGAAGGGCAATATGCTTTTCAGCAGTACCTCAAAAGCGCCCGGCTGCCGACAGATGTGCAGGACGGGCGGATACAGGGCGTGGTGCTGGTAGGATTTGTGGTGCGCCCCGACGGCCGCCTGACCGACACGTATGTAGCCCGTGGCCTCAGCGCAGCGACCAACGCCGAAGCCCTTCGGCTGGTGCAGGCTATGTCTCGTTGGCGCCCCGGTCGCCGCGAGGACAAGCCCGTAGCGACGCGCTATTCGCTGTCGGTCGTGTTCCAGAAGCCCGTATCGGAGACAGCACCTGACCTGTCAGGGCTCAGCTCTAACGATAGAGTGGTAGAAGAAGTGGGAGAGCCCAAAATCTACACTTACGTGGAGCAGATGCCGCAGTATCCGGGCGGCATGGAGGCCATGCAGAAGTATCTGCGCGAAAATTTGCGCTACCCCACCCAAGCCCGCACCGACCAAGTAGAGGGCAAAGTATTCGTGTCGTTTGTGATTCCGGCTGATGGTAAGCCCACCAATACTAAAATCCTGAAAGGCATCGGGGCCGGCTGCGACGAAGAAGCGCTTCGGTTGATAAAGAACATGCCGGCCTGGGCACCGGGCAAGCAAAACGGCCGTGTAGTAATGGTCAGCTACACGGTGCCTATCACCTTCCGCCTCACCACTAGCTCTGACCTAATGCCGTTGCCCGGAGCGACGGATGCCCCCACGCCCCCCGCGGTTGAGGATAAAATCTATACTTACGTGGAGCAGATGCCAACGCTGGGCGGCTCCGTCAGCGGCGTATCGCAGGCGTTGCAGGCCGCGTTGCAGCTTCCTGCTGAAGTCCGTGAAGGCCGTACCGAAGGGCAGGTGTATGTGAACTTCGTAGTGCGCCCCGACGGACGCGTGAGCGACGAGAAAGTGGTGCGGGGCCTCAGCGACGCCTGCAATGCCGCGGCACTTGCCGCCGTGCGGGCCTTGCCACGCTTTGAACCGGGCAAGCAAAATGGCCGTGTGGTGTCGGTGCAACTAACGGTGCCGGTGCTACTGTACGGTCCCAACCATGTGTTTGAAGGCGGCCAGGTCGCAACGCAGGCTAGCTTTCCGGGCGGCGGCACCGCACTACGCGAATACCTCACCGATAAGCTGAAAGAACCGAAAGTACTGAAGCAGGAAAACCTGCGCGGCGCTGTAGAAGTGCGGTTTGTGGTGCAGGCCGATGGCCGTATCGGTGCCACAGAAATAGTGCGCCCCCTCTGCCGCAGCTGCGACGAAGAAGCACTTCGCCTCGTGCGCGACATGCCTCGCTGGACGCCGGCCCGCAATGCAGCCGGCCAGCCGGTTTCGGTACGCCAGCAGGTTATCATCCCGATGCCCGCCGTTCCGGTAGCTCCGCGTGGCAGTACCGGCAGCATTCGTTGGGGTAGCAGCATTGGGCACACCGCTTTCATTTTGGTTCCGGCCGCCACTTCTGCCCTGCCCGCTTCTTTATGA
- a CDS encoding alpha/beta hydrolase family protein — MLIEKIKLWAARGLLVSWAALGLTASTSCIKEDTPLAQAPAAPETHLVSSTLLGEYSTTMLASRVPEIPLAGALVRYPIRAYKLTYTTRNPDGQMVAASGVLLVPVTTQALPLLSYQHGTIRPDDESRAPSYYRSGSEVYSAVSVLASTGYIVSAPDYIGYGVSKALPHPYEHAASLASASLDMLRAAKEFCQKENVALNQKNFLLGYSEGGFATMALHKLMQETAADEFTVTASAPGAGAYHKTAFARYILESTQPLSFLSTYVWVLDTYNRVYSINRPYSYYFNQPWASQLQANPFGEVPTQASQLFASSFRASVLNNSDTQMLAAFRDNDIYDWKPTAPLALFHGTADDYVPYFNSQDAYNAMRARGATQVELRPIQGGNHFSSVTVYTLEALGFITRYY, encoded by the coding sequence ATGCTCATCGAAAAAATCAAATTATGGGCAGCGCGCGGACTCCTGGTTTCATGGGCCGCCTTGGGGCTTACGGCCAGCACCAGCTGCATCAAAGAAGACACGCCGCTTGCGCAAGCTCCCGCAGCTCCCGAAACGCATTTAGTAAGCAGCACGCTACTTGGCGAGTACAGTACCACCATGCTGGCCAGCCGGGTGCCGGAAATCCCGCTGGCCGGCGCGTTGGTCCGCTACCCTATTCGGGCGTATAAACTGACATATACCACCCGAAACCCCGATGGGCAGATGGTTGCGGCCTCAGGCGTGCTGCTGGTGCCCGTCACTACGCAGGCCCTGCCGCTGCTCAGCTACCAGCACGGCACTATCCGGCCCGATGATGAGAGCCGGGCGCCTTCGTACTACAGATCCGGCAGCGAAGTGTATTCGGCGGTATCGGTGCTGGCTTCCACAGGCTACATCGTGTCGGCGCCCGACTACATTGGCTACGGCGTTTCAAAAGCCCTGCCGCATCCGTACGAGCATGCCGCCTCGCTGGCTTCCGCTTCGCTGGATATGCTACGGGCGGCGAAGGAATTCTGCCAGAAGGAAAACGTAGCCCTTAACCAGAAAAACTTTCTGCTGGGTTATTCGGAAGGTGGTTTTGCCACGATGGCGCTGCACAAGCTGATGCAGGAAACAGCCGCCGACGAATTTACTGTGACAGCCAGTGCACCGGGCGCCGGAGCCTATCATAAAACAGCCTTTGCCCGCTATATTCTTGAGTCGACGCAGCCCCTGAGTTTCCTGAGTACTTACGTGTGGGTGCTCGACACCTACAACCGCGTGTACAGCATCAACCGGCCGTATAGCTACTACTTCAACCAGCCCTGGGCCAGCCAGTTGCAGGCTAACCCGTTTGGCGAGGTGCCCACGCAGGCCAGCCAGCTATTTGCCAGCTCATTCCGCGCCAGCGTGCTGAACAACTCGGATACGCAGATGTTGGCCGCTTTCCGCGACAATGACATTTATGACTGGAAGCCCACGGCGCCGCTAGCCCTCTTCCACGGCACCGCCGATGACTATGTGCCTTATTTCAACTCGCAGGACGCCTACAACGCCATGCGGGCCCGCGGCGCAACACAGGTAGAACTGCGCCCAATCCAGGGTGGCAACCACTTTTCATCGGTGACGGTGTATACGCTGGAAGCATTAGGCTTCATCACGAGATACTACTAA
- a CDS encoding TonB family protein: MPVYPGGPTQLLRDLTASVVYPEVAVGTNVGGNVLVDFIVAPNGRIYEVKLNKGIVSGPGQEAAAQALNEAAVAAVQRLKKKWQAGRQNGKAVAVSFTVPLAFAPSGR; encoded by the coding sequence ATGCCGGTATACCCTGGAGGACCAACCCAACTGCTCCGGGACCTGACAGCCAGCGTTGTGTATCCGGAAGTTGCCGTTGGGACGAACGTTGGCGGCAACGTATTAGTCGATTTTATTGTAGCTCCCAATGGGCGCATCTATGAGGTCAAGCTGAACAAAGGCATCGTATCCGGTCCCGGCCAGGAGGCAGCAGCGCAGGCGCTGAATGAGGCGGCTGTAGCAGCCGTTCAGCGCCTAAAAAAGAAGTGGCAGGCCGGGCGTCAGAACGGAAAAGCTGTTGCCGTATCCTTTACCGTCCCACTGGCCTTCGCCCCCTCCGGCCGGTAG
- a CDS encoding carboxypeptidase-like regulatory domain-containing protein, with protein MSALYTFFAAPSSIILVRRYFVALGLASGLMLAGPAFADGKSGVSEPTATSPTATAVRGRVLNEEGKPLVGATVVWKGSPYGVSTDSDGRYQLPLAAGRTVILVGYAGYTDEEITVRGGGIQNVTLLPTEPAVASPQVAGAARRAQRSIK; from the coding sequence ATGTCTGCTCTGTACACTTTCTTTGCTGCTCCCTCTTCAATCATTTTGGTGCGTCGGTATTTCGTTGCGCTGGGTCTGGCCTCAGGCCTGATGCTGGCGGGCCCTGCCTTTGCTGACGGTAAGAGCGGCGTCTCGGAACCCACAGCCACAAGTCCTACTGCTACGGCCGTCAGAGGCCGAGTTCTGAATGAGGAAGGCAAGCCGCTGGTAGGAGCCACAGTAGTCTGGAAAGGCAGCCCTTACGGAGTCAGCACCGATTCCGATGGGCGCTACCAGCTACCACTGGCCGCGGGCCGCACGGTCATTCTGGTGGGCTATGCCGGCTACACCGACGAAGAAATAACAGTTCGCGGCGGCGGCATCCAGAACGTTACGCTGCTGCCCACCGAGCCGGCAGTAGCTTCGCCTCAGGTAGCTGGGGCCGCGCGCCGTGCCCAACGCTCAATCAAATAA
- a CDS encoding DHA2 family efflux MFS transporter permease subunit — METGFTKWIIVVTVVMCCLLELIDTSIVNVALTQMMGNLSATQQEVTWVIASYGIANVIVIPMTGFLAEQFGRRNYYLVSVILFTLASIACGQSTNIWELVAFRFVQGIGGGALMATSQSILIDTFPPKQLPLGQALFGMGVIIGPTIGPTLGGYIVDNYDWPWIFYVNVPVGILASIFTILFIRDPERIKNAIPRPLREIDWAGIILLIMGVGSLQLVLEQGETEDWFESAYINSFTVLAVIGLVGFVWRELTAKQPIVDLRVLGKSRNLAVGGILSFVLGFGMFASVFIFPIFTQRILGFSAAQTGYILLPGALASGLMMPVIGKMLQAGVPQKYMIPVGFFIFFVFTFWMANIISPTAGEDDFFWPLMVRGLGMGLIFLPITTMSLAGLSGKDAGQAAGLTGMIRQLGGSFGVAIVGTYLERSIAQNRISPLAHISLYDTNTVQRIQAFTANFMARGFSFDQAQKQAYAALEGILMKQVSIITYSQVFSMIGLFFIICLPLVLFIKRAKRGEAIDLNAAH; from the coding sequence ATGGAAACCGGATTTACCAAGTGGATCATCGTCGTTACGGTGGTGATGTGCTGCTTGCTGGAGCTTATTGATACCAGCATCGTGAACGTGGCCCTGACCCAAATGATGGGCAACCTGTCGGCCACGCAGCAGGAGGTGACTTGGGTAATTGCCTCCTACGGCATTGCCAACGTTATTGTGATTCCGATGACGGGTTTTCTGGCTGAGCAGTTTGGCCGCAGAAACTACTACCTCGTATCGGTCATTCTCTTCACGTTGGCCTCTATTGCCTGCGGGCAAAGCACCAATATCTGGGAGCTAGTGGCCTTCCGCTTCGTGCAGGGCATCGGTGGGGGCGCCCTGATGGCCACTTCGCAGTCAATTCTTATCGACACGTTTCCGCCTAAGCAACTGCCGTTGGGCCAGGCGTTGTTTGGCATGGGCGTCATCATCGGCCCCACCATCGGCCCTACGTTGGGCGGCTATATCGTAGACAATTACGACTGGCCCTGGATTTTCTACGTGAACGTGCCAGTAGGTATCCTGGCTTCTATCTTCACCATTTTGTTCATTCGGGACCCGGAGCGCATCAAAAATGCTATTCCTCGGCCCTTGCGCGAAATCGACTGGGCTGGTATCATTCTGCTGATTATGGGCGTAGGCTCGTTGCAGTTGGTACTGGAGCAGGGCGAAACGGAAGACTGGTTTGAAAGTGCCTACATCAACAGCTTCACCGTGCTGGCAGTCATCGGCCTGGTGGGGTTCGTGTGGCGCGAGCTTACCGCTAAGCAACCCATTGTAGACCTGCGGGTGCTGGGCAAGAGCCGTAACCTAGCCGTGGGGGGCATCCTGTCGTTTGTGCTGGGCTTCGGCATGTTTGCCTCAGTATTTATCTTCCCGATCTTCACCCAGCGCATCCTCGGCTTCAGTGCGGCCCAAACGGGCTACATTTTACTGCCCGGTGCCCTGGCCTCGGGTCTGATGATGCCCGTTATCGGCAAGATGCTACAGGCGGGTGTGCCCCAGAAGTACATGATTCCGGTAGGATTTTTCATCTTCTTCGTCTTTACCTTCTGGATGGCAAACATTATTTCGCCCACGGCCGGCGAAGATGACTTCTTTTGGCCACTGATGGTGCGTGGCTTGGGCATGGGCCTGATTTTCCTGCCCATCACCACCATGAGTCTGGCTGGCTTGTCGGGCAAAGATGCGGGCCAGGCGGCTGGCCTCACCGGCATGATTCGCCAGCTCGGGGGCTCATTTGGGGTAGCCATTGTGGGTACGTACTTGGAGCGCAGTATTGCCCAGAACCGTATCAGCCCGCTGGCGCACATCTCGCTCTACGATACCAACACCGTGCAGCGTATTCAGGCCTTCACGGCCAACTTTATGGCACGCGGCTTTTCCTTCGATCAAGCGCAAAAACAAGCGTATGCAGCTCTGGAAGGTATTTTGATGAAGCAGGTTTCCATCATTACCTATTCGCAGGTTTTTTCGATGATCGGCCTGTTCTTCATTATCTGTCTGCCACTGGTACTGTTCATCAAGCGGGCTAAGCGTGGTGAAGCTATCGACCTGAACGCCGCGCACTAG